One segment of Solanum lycopersicum chromosome 1, SLM_r2.1 DNA contains the following:
- the LOC101261951 gene encoding universal stress protein PHOS32 encodes MEGGGRFVGVAVDFSACSNKALKWAIDNILRKGDHLILVTVRPEGHYEEGEMQLWEATGSPLIPLSEICDGHTMKRYGVNPDPETLQMITLAARQMEITVVMKIFWGDAREKLCEAIDKTPLSCLVIGNRGLGKIKRVIMGSVSNYVVNNATCPVTVVKNAED; translated from the exons ATGgaaggaggtggtagatttgtTGGGGTAGCAGTCGATTTCTCAGCTTGCAGCAACAAAGCTCTGAAATGGGCCATTGATAATATTCTTCGTAAAGGGGATCATCTTATTCTCGTCACTGTTCGTCCTGAAGGACACTATGAAGAAGGAGAGATGCAGCTCTGGGAGGCCACTGGTTCTC CTTTAATACCTTTATCAGAGATATGTGATGGCCACACAATGAAGAGGTATGGGGTTAACCCTGACCCTGAAACATTGCAAATGATAACCCTTGCAGCTAGGCAGATGGAG ATCACAGTAGTCATGAAAATTTTCTGGGGAGATGCTCGAGAGAAGTTATGTGAAGCAATTGATAAAACTCCCTTGAGCTGTCTGGTCATAGGGAACAGAGGGCTTGGAAAGATCAAGAG GGTTATTATGGGCAGTGTAAGCAACTATGTGGTGAATAATGCTACGTGCCCTGTTACTGTTGTGAAGAATGCAGAAGACTAA
- the LOC104646615 gene encoding pectinesterase 3-like, with protein sequence MEYLFLSFFFLFTLTLAQSINNDNIYSFPNNAPNMQPSSKQNANPPTSHSAYPPGYENENENENAQSQSQFPSIIPLDKISDFPSTIIPTNTQKDDGGNAETNNIIKKICDNTDYPDVCTTTVAPFMRGGIINVQNVLQVAMKQSDAFAKLGFAAFKRASESPITPPRTKKLLKTCLDSWDTVLYNYEEALEALRTHDSGRMNSMLSAAITDISDCQDAFEGIVTPMSGYSDKMTKLTSNCLAIGSQLGN encoded by the coding sequence atggaATATttattcctttctttcttctttctattCACCCTCACTTTAGCCCAAtctattaataatgataatatatactCATTCCCAAATAATGCACCAAACATGCAACCATCTTCAAAACAAAATGCAAATCCACCAACAAGTCATTCTGCATACCCTCCTggatatgaaaatgaaaatgaaaatgaaaatgcacaatcacaatcacaatttCCGTCTATCATCCCTCTTGATAAAATTTCTGACTTCCCATCTACTATTATTCCCACCAATACACAAAAAGACGATGGTGGGAATGCTGAGACGAATAATATCATAAAGAAGATATGTGACAACACTGACTACCCTGACGTTTGCACCACAACTGTTGCCCCATTCATGCGCGGAGGTATCATCAACGTACAAAATGTTCTCCAAGTGGCCATGAAACAGAGCGATGCGTttgccaaattgggatttgCAGCGTTTAAAAGAGCTTCAGAATCCCCTATTACTCCACCTAGAACTAAGAAACTGCTCAAAACATGCCTTGATAGTTGGGACACTGTGTTGTACAATTATGAAGAAGCTTTAGAGGCTCTGCGTACTCATGATAGTGGACGTATGAACTCCATGCTCAGTGCTGCAATTACTGATATCTCTGATTGTCAAGATGCCTTTGAAGGTATCGTTACTCCAATGTCTGGTTATAGTGACAAGATGACTAAATTGACAAGTAATTGCCTAGCCATTGGTTCACAACTCGGGAATTAG
- the LOC101245489 gene encoding uncharacterized protein isoform X1 encodes MEHAELELGEHPHKTQLLSAELSRARVIPLYKKNPPFSHKKLGFRFKSLPEKLYFTSGMTDNEASAMEVERCQWNGGGEREVAVEEEEDPFLQFIEYAKSLLSPDSDGNGDDSKGPSWRWIVSRILRTCIAYSSGVTSAILLSDLFQAWNELNKSGAPKKQSECILQLKKKHKRAKLPNTVTIDSIYEKKFLSLNSVIEAVIIDTYILPGTNIYMLHLGDFWSSNTIDLYLHRRFYSLADPKNGILKKGREVFLTGCRLRIATGGSDHARLLPTEYLVILLDEDQNDDAMLLLAQFCEDNFSAISLSDVNRGVSYSLRGGIKSITSLEVQGKYGSLQRKQIDLVDDEGVSSKFLLWGEQVLLANLFSVGSTLALDRPFISSSTDSAVETSQECYLEYGTATQLYLVPFVQNEEQVSLALTQNHNKGPKLSRALDPSQGFVVSQVFLPCDSQGSIDFSNYPFRSFVVDLREKMTGISLYGIVSDITSTQESVLSVKIQDVTGAIWARLHFAQSWSLGRLGLGHTIYISGLTCSVGTGKSLALRWVENDAGASFINISCLPALLNSSCLHKLSCLSDLSAEPTGTLVCRVWLDQIEHCHVTARLSHTSCGYFLDDGSGEDLKCNFCQRKCNAELARNFHLKITIADESGKLFAWCTGQTAVELLQITPDEFCELPEEEQIMYPSSLEHETFKVALVNCRKKVKGLLDQDHDIIAWEITRAMKCE; translated from the exons ATGGAGCATGCTGAGTTGGAACTTGGAGAACATCCCCACAAGACCCAACTACTATCTGCAGAACTTTCCCGCGCTAGAGTTATCCCCTTATATAAAAAGAATCCGCcattttcacataaaaaattagGGTTTCGCTTCAAAAGCTTACCGGAGAAGCTCTATTTCACATCAGGCATGACGGACAATGAGGCGTCAGCCATGGAAGTGGAGCGCTGCCAGTGGAATGGCGGAGGAGAAAGAGAAGTAGCagtagaagaggaagaagatccaTTTCTTCAATTCATTGAATACGCCAAGTCTCTTCTATCTCCCGATAGTGACGGTAATGGAGATGATTCGAAGGGACCTAGTTGGAGATGGATTGTTTCAAGGATTCTCAGGACTTGCATTGCTTATTCCTCTGGAGTTACCTCTGCCATTCTCCTCTCTGATCTCTTTCAG GCTTGGAATGAATTGAATAAGAGTGGAGCTCCAAAGAAACAGTCAGAATGTATTCTTCAGTTGAAGAAGAAACACAAGAGGGCAAAGCTTCCTAATACTGTCACCATTGACTCCATATATGAGAAAAAGTTTTTATCTTTGAACAGTGTAATTGAAGCTGTTATTATAGACACTTACATCCTTCCAG GAACAAACATTTATATGCTTCATCTGGGTGATTTTTGGAGTTCTAATACAATAGATCTGTATCTTCACCGCAG ATTCTACAGCTTAGCGGATCCAAAGAATGGTATTTTGAAGAAAGGTCGTGAAGTTTTCCTCACTGGATGCCGCCTCCGAATTGCAACTGGAGGTTCAGATCATGCACGTCTTTTACCAACTGAATATCTTGTGATACTATTAGATGAG GACCAAAATGATGATGCAATGTTGCTTTTAGCACAATTTTGTGAAGATAACTTCTCTGCCATTTCTCTCAGTGATGTCAATCGGGGGGTCTCCTATTCATTACGTGGAGG GATTAAATCTATTACTTCTCTGGAGGTTCAAGGTAAGTATGGTAGTTTGCAGAGGAAGCAAATTGATCTTGTTGATGACGAAGGTGTCAGTTCAAAATTTCTTTTGTGGGGTGAGCAGGTTCTGCTTGCAAACCTATTCAG TGTGGGAAGTACGCTTGCCCTGGATAGACCATTTATCTCGAGTTCAACGGATAGTGCTGTTGAAACATCTCAAGAATGTTACCTTGAATATGGTACTGCAACACAGCTATATCTGGTGCCCTTTGTTCAGAATGAGGAGCAA GTATCCCTAGCACTGACACAGAACCATAACAAAGGACCAAAACTATCAAGAGCTTTGGATCCAAGTCAGGGATTTGTAGTCTCCCAGGTTTTCTTGCCTTGCGATTCTCAAGGCTCTATTGACTTCAGTAATTATCCTTTCCGA TCATTTGTTGTTGATCTTCGGGAGAAGATGACTGGAATAAGCCTCTACGGTATTGTTTCTGACATCACAAGTACTCAAGAGTCGGTACTTTCTGTTAAGATTCAAGATGTAACTGGTGCAATTTGGGCGAGACTACATTTTGCTCAATCCTG GTCACTGGGGAGGCTAGGACTGGGGCACACTATTTACATATCTGGTTTGACGTGTTCTGTGGGTACAGGAAAAAG TCTAGCATTGCGGTGGGTTGAGAATGATGCTGGAGcttcttttattaatattagcTGCTTACCGGCGCTGCTTAACTCATCTTGTCTTCACAAGTTATCCTGCCTTTCTGATTTATCAGCCGAGCCTACTGGTACTCTT GTATGTAGAGTCTGGCTGGATCAAATTGAACATTGTCATGTCACTGCGAGACTATCACATACATCTTGTGGTTACTTTCTTGATGATGGTTCCGGTGAAGACCTCAAGTGCAACTTCTGTCAACGTAAATGCAATGCAGAACTAGCAAGGAATTTccatttaaaaataactattgCAGATGAGAGTGGAAAACTCTTTGCTTGGTGTACTGGTCAAACTGCTGTGGAGTTGCTGCAAATAACTCCTGATGAATTCTGCGAACTACCAGAG GAAGAGCAGATAATGTATCCATCATCCCTTGAGCACGAAACATTCAAAGTTGCATTGGTGAACTGCAGGAAAAAGGTTAAAGGACTTCTGGATCAAGATCATGACATAATTGCATGGGAGATCACCCGTGCAATGAAGTGTGAATAA
- the LOC101245489 gene encoding uncharacterized protein isoform X2 produces MEHAELELGEHPHKTQLLSAELSRARVIPLYKKNPPFSHKKLGFRFKSLPEKLYFTSGMTDNEASAMEVERCQWNGGGEREVAVEEEEDPFLQFIEYAKSLLSPDSDGNGDDSKGPSWRWIVSRILRTCIAYSSGVTSAILLSDLFQAWNELNKSGAPKKQSECILQLKKKHKRAKLPNTVTIDSIYEKKFLSLNSVIEAVIIDTYILPGTNIYMLHLGDFWSSNTIDLYLHRSLADPKNGILKKGREVFLTGCRLRIATGGSDHARLLPTEYLVILLDEDQNDDAMLLLAQFCEDNFSAISLSDVNRGVSYSLRGGIKSITSLEVQGKYGSLQRKQIDLVDDEGVSSKFLLWGEQVLLANLFSVGSTLALDRPFISSSTDSAVETSQECYLEYGTATQLYLVPFVQNEEQVSLALTQNHNKGPKLSRALDPSQGFVVSQVFLPCDSQGSIDFSNYPFRSFVVDLREKMTGISLYGIVSDITSTQESVLSVKIQDVTGAIWARLHFAQSWSLGRLGLGHTIYISGLTCSVGTGKSLALRWVENDAGASFINISCLPALLNSSCLHKLSCLSDLSAEPTGTLVCRVWLDQIEHCHVTARLSHTSCGYFLDDGSGEDLKCNFCQRKCNAELARNFHLKITIADESGKLFAWCTGQTAVELLQITPDEFCELPEEEQIMYPSSLEHETFKVALVNCRKKVKGLLDQDHDIIAWEITRAMKCE; encoded by the exons ATGGAGCATGCTGAGTTGGAACTTGGAGAACATCCCCACAAGACCCAACTACTATCTGCAGAACTTTCCCGCGCTAGAGTTATCCCCTTATATAAAAAGAATCCGCcattttcacataaaaaattagGGTTTCGCTTCAAAAGCTTACCGGAGAAGCTCTATTTCACATCAGGCATGACGGACAATGAGGCGTCAGCCATGGAAGTGGAGCGCTGCCAGTGGAATGGCGGAGGAGAAAGAGAAGTAGCagtagaagaggaagaagatccaTTTCTTCAATTCATTGAATACGCCAAGTCTCTTCTATCTCCCGATAGTGACGGTAATGGAGATGATTCGAAGGGACCTAGTTGGAGATGGATTGTTTCAAGGATTCTCAGGACTTGCATTGCTTATTCCTCTGGAGTTACCTCTGCCATTCTCCTCTCTGATCTCTTTCAG GCTTGGAATGAATTGAATAAGAGTGGAGCTCCAAAGAAACAGTCAGAATGTATTCTTCAGTTGAAGAAGAAACACAAGAGGGCAAAGCTTCCTAATACTGTCACCATTGACTCCATATATGAGAAAAAGTTTTTATCTTTGAACAGTGTAATTGAAGCTGTTATTATAGACACTTACATCCTTCCAG GAACAAACATTTATATGCTTCATCTGGGTGATTTTTGGAGTTCTAATACAATAGATCTGTATCTTCACCGCAG CTTAGCGGATCCAAAGAATGGTATTTTGAAGAAAGGTCGTGAAGTTTTCCTCACTGGATGCCGCCTCCGAATTGCAACTGGAGGTTCAGATCATGCACGTCTTTTACCAACTGAATATCTTGTGATACTATTAGATGAG GACCAAAATGATGATGCAATGTTGCTTTTAGCACAATTTTGTGAAGATAACTTCTCTGCCATTTCTCTCAGTGATGTCAATCGGGGGGTCTCCTATTCATTACGTGGAGG GATTAAATCTATTACTTCTCTGGAGGTTCAAGGTAAGTATGGTAGTTTGCAGAGGAAGCAAATTGATCTTGTTGATGACGAAGGTGTCAGTTCAAAATTTCTTTTGTGGGGTGAGCAGGTTCTGCTTGCAAACCTATTCAG TGTGGGAAGTACGCTTGCCCTGGATAGACCATTTATCTCGAGTTCAACGGATAGTGCTGTTGAAACATCTCAAGAATGTTACCTTGAATATGGTACTGCAACACAGCTATATCTGGTGCCCTTTGTTCAGAATGAGGAGCAA GTATCCCTAGCACTGACACAGAACCATAACAAAGGACCAAAACTATCAAGAGCTTTGGATCCAAGTCAGGGATTTGTAGTCTCCCAGGTTTTCTTGCCTTGCGATTCTCAAGGCTCTATTGACTTCAGTAATTATCCTTTCCGA TCATTTGTTGTTGATCTTCGGGAGAAGATGACTGGAATAAGCCTCTACGGTATTGTTTCTGACATCACAAGTACTCAAGAGTCGGTACTTTCTGTTAAGATTCAAGATGTAACTGGTGCAATTTGGGCGAGACTACATTTTGCTCAATCCTG GTCACTGGGGAGGCTAGGACTGGGGCACACTATTTACATATCTGGTTTGACGTGTTCTGTGGGTACAGGAAAAAG TCTAGCATTGCGGTGGGTTGAGAATGATGCTGGAGcttcttttattaatattagcTGCTTACCGGCGCTGCTTAACTCATCTTGTCTTCACAAGTTATCCTGCCTTTCTGATTTATCAGCCGAGCCTACTGGTACTCTT GTATGTAGAGTCTGGCTGGATCAAATTGAACATTGTCATGTCACTGCGAGACTATCACATACATCTTGTGGTTACTTTCTTGATGATGGTTCCGGTGAAGACCTCAAGTGCAACTTCTGTCAACGTAAATGCAATGCAGAACTAGCAAGGAATTTccatttaaaaataactattgCAGATGAGAGTGGAAAACTCTTTGCTTGGTGTACTGGTCAAACTGCTGTGGAGTTGCTGCAAATAACTCCTGATGAATTCTGCGAACTACCAGAG GAAGAGCAGATAATGTATCCATCATCCCTTGAGCACGAAACATTCAAAGTTGCATTGGTGAACTGCAGGAAAAAGGTTAAAGGACTTCTGGATCAAGATCATGACATAATTGCATGGGAGATCACCCGTGCAATGAAGTGTGAATAA